One window from the genome of Garra rufa chromosome 1, GarRuf1.0, whole genome shotgun sequence encodes:
- the LOC141342902 gene encoding uncharacterized protein, protein MEFIKEESEDTTIEETFRVKHEDTETQTDLMTLKEESQELIEKEDDLQHEKHDFMAGEKSYSCSNMETKAQKTAKRSVFTCQQCGKTYNRKENFKVHMRIHSGERPFTCKQCGKSFIRKGNLTFHMRVHTGKRPFVCQQCGKRFTERGSLNVHMIIHTGEKPYTCKLCGKSFNRKSNLKKHTNIHTGEKPFTCQQCGKSFNQKDKLQNHMRIHTGEKPYACSQCERSFAHKHSLDAHIRFHTGEKPYTCNLCGKSFSRKSSLDKHTNIHSGEKPFMCSQCPRSFIQKYSLDVHLKTHTGEKAFTCHECGKRFTHKRTLNRHVKIHTGEKPDQRFDGH, encoded by the exons atggagtttattaaagaggagagtgaagacacaacgattgaagaaacattcagagtcaaacatgaagatactgagacacaaacag acctgatgacactgaaagaggagagtcaagaactcattGAAAAGGAAGATGATCTCCAgcatgagaaacatgatttcatggCTGGAGAAAAATCATATAGTTGCTCAAATAtggaaacaaaagcacaaaagacagcaaaaagaagtgtttttacctgccaacagtgtggaaaaacttaCAACAGAAAGGAAAactttaaagtccacatgagaattcactctggagaaagacctttcacctgtaaacagtgtggaaagagtttcattcgaaaaggaaaccttactttccatatgagagttcacactggaaagagaccctttgtctgtcaacagtgtggaaagagatttactGAAAGAGGAAGTCTTAATGTTCACATGatcattcacactggagaaaagccttacacctgcaaactatgtggaaagagcttcaatcgaaaatcaaaccttaaaaaacacacgaacattcacactggagaaaaacctttcacctgccaacagtgtggaaagagtttcaatcaaaaagACAAACTTCaaaaccacatgagaattcacactggagagaagccttacgcatgctctcaatgtgaaaggagttttgcacataaacacagccttgatgcccacatcagatttcacactggagaaaaaccttacacctgcaacctatgtggaaagagcttcagtCGAAAATCAAGCCTtgataaacacacaaacattcaCAGTGGAGAAAAACCTTTTATGTGTTCTCAGTGTCCAAGGAGTTTTATACAGAAATATTCCCTTGATGTGCACCTGAAaactcatactggagagaaagcTTTCACCTGTCATGaatgtggaaagagattcactcACAAAAGAACAC